Below is a window of Sylvia atricapilla isolate bSylAtr1 unplaced genomic scaffold, bSylAtr1.pri scaffold_98_arrow_ctg1, whole genome shotgun sequence DNA.
GACCCCACCCGGAGACCCCCATGGggaccccagtgtccccacagagACCCCCACGGGGACCTCAATGTTCCCACAGACCCCACCCAGAGACCCCCATGGGGACCCCAATGTCCCCACAGAACCCCCGGAGACCCCCACGGGGACCCCAATGTCCCCACAGAGACCCCAGAGACCCCAATGGggaccccagtgtccccacagagACCCCCACGGGGACCTCAATGTCCCCACAGAACCCCCGGAGACCCCCACGGGGACCCCAATGTCCCCACAGAGACCCCAGAGACCCCAATGGggaccccagtgtccccacagagACCCCCACGGGACCTCAATGTCCCCACAGAACCCCCGGAGACCCCCACGGGGACCCCAATGTCCCCACAGAGACCCCAGAGACCCCAATGGggaccccagtgtccccacagagACCCCCACGGGGACCCCAATGTCCCCACAGACCCCCCAGAGACCCCCATGGGGACCCCAATGTCCCCACAGGCCCCACCCAGACTCCCCCATGGggaccccagtgtccccacacaCCCCCCGGAGACCCCCATGGGGACCCCAATGGGGCTGGAGACCTGCCGTGGGTCTCTGCAGGGATCCCCATAAGGTCTGGCCTCCCTATAGATTCCATAGGTGTGCTCTGGGGATCCCTGTGGGAATCCCTGTAGGACTGGGATCCCCTATAGACCCCCCGGGATCCCCTATAGACCTTTCAGGGGTCCCTGTAGAGCTGGCACCCCCTACAGACACCCCGGGGACCCTGCAGACCCCCCAGGGACCCTACAGACCCCCCAGGGACCCTACAGACCCCAGGGGGACCCTACAGACCCCAGAGGCACCCTACAGACCCCCCAGGGACCCTACAGACCCCAGAGGGACCCTACAGACCGCTCAGGGACCCTACAGACCGCTCAGGGACCCTACAGACCCCAGAGGGACCCTACAGACCCCAGAGGGACCCTACAGACTGCTCAGGGACCCTACAGACCCCAGAGGGACCCTGCAGACCCCAGGGGGACCCTACAGACACCCCGGGGACCCTGCAGACCCCAGAGGCACCCTACAGACCCCAGAGGCACCCTACAGACCCCAGAGGGACCCTACAGACCGCTCAGGGACCCTGCAGACCGCTCGGGGACCCTACAGACCCCAGAGGGACCCTACAGACCGCTCAGGGACCCTACAGACCCCCCCAGGGACCCTACAGACCCCCCAGGGACCCTACAGACCGCTCAGGGACCCTACAGACCCCAGAGGCACCCTACAGACCCCCAGGGACCCTGCAGACCCCAGGGACCCTGCAGACCCCAGAGGGTCAAACTGGCCCCTCTTGGCCATTTTCCCTGACCCGTGTTGGCCCATGTTGACCCGTGTCCATCCATGTGGACCCATGTTGATCCCTCTGGACCCTCCTTGATCCGTGGTGATCCATGTTGACTCCTCCTGGTCCATGTCCATCCATGTTCATCCATGTTGACCCGTGTCCATCCACGTGGGTCCATGTTGGTTCCTGTTGACTCCTGTTGATCCACTTGACCCATGTTGACTCCTCCTGGTCCGTGTTGACCCGTGTCCATTCACGTGGACCCATCTTGATCCATGTCCATCCGTGTGGACTCATGTTGACCCGTGGTCCATCCGTGTGGACCCGTGTTGACCCCTCTTTACCCATAATGCTCCGTTTCCATCCATGTTGAGCCACGTCGGTTCCTCTCGGTCCGTGTTGGTCCGTGTCCGTCCACGGTGACCTTCATTGGTTCCTGTTCACTGCTATTGACCCACTGTGACCCACACTGACCCACAGTGACCCACTCTGACCCACACTGACCCACTGTGACCCACACTGACCCACACTGACCCACTCTGACCCACTCTGACCCACTCTGACCCACACTGACCCACACTGACCCACTCTGACCCACTCTGACCCACACTGACCCACACTGACCCACTCTGACCCACACTGACCCACTCTGACCCACTCTGACCCACACTGACCCACACTGACACACTCTGACCCACACTGACCCACTCTGACCCACTCTGACCTGAGCTGACCCACTCTGACCCACACTGACCCACTGTGACCCACTCTGACCCACTCTGACCCACACTGACCCACACTGACACACTCTGACCCACACTGACCCACTCTGACCCACACTGACCCACTGTGACCCACTCTGACCCACACTGACCCACTCTGACCCACTGTGACCCACACTGACCCACACTGACCTGTGCTGACCCACACTGACCTGTGCTGACCCACACTGACCCACACTGACCCACATTGACCCACACTGACCCACACTGACCCACACTGACCCACTCTGACCCACTCTGACCCACACTGACCCACACTGACACACTCTGACCCACACTGACCCACTCTGACCCACTCTGACCTGAGCTGACCCACTCTGACCCACACTGACCCACTGTGACCCACTCTGACCCACTCTGACCCACACTGACCCACTGTGACCCACACTGACCCACACTGACCCACACTGACCCACTCTGACCCACACTGACCCACTGTGACCCACTCTGACCCACACTGACCCACTCTGACCCACTGTGACCCACACTGACCCACACTGACCTGAGCTGACCCACACTGACCCACACTGACCCACACTGACCCACTCTGACCCACACTGACCCACACCGACCCACACTGACCTGTGCTGACCCACACTGACCCACACTGACCCACACTGACCCACACTGACCCACACTGACCCGCACTGATCCACACTGACCCATGGTGACCGATGCTGACCCACAGTGACCCATGGTGACCTGTGTCACTCCGTGTCTCTCCTGGTTGACCCCACTGGACAGGGGACCCCAGCGATGACCCCTGGTATGACCCCATgacccctggctgctgcccccCCACCATGTCACCACTCATGTGACATCACCAAGTGCTGTCCCCATCGTGACATCACACCCAGTATTGTGACGTCACCGCTGGTGCCATGCCCCGCCCCCATCACAGCTGGCACTGTGACATCACAGGTGACATCACAGGTGACATCACTGTGGTTCCCACCAGCCCAACATTCCTCCCTTGGGTGGCTCCCGAATTCTGGGGAGCCCTGGGTCCCCAAAACCTGCAGGGGTGACATCCAAACACCTGTGTCCCCTCGGGGGGAGTGACACCCAAACCCCGGGGTGTCCCGGGACAcctgtgtcccctggggcagggatgaCCTTGGAactttggggtgtcctgggacACCTGTGTCCCCTCGGGTGGGGGTGACACCCAAACCCCCGAGTGTCCCGGGACACCTGTGTCCCCTCGGTGAGAGCGACACCTGAGttctgctgtgccccaggacacCTGTCCCCTGAGTGAGGGTGACACCCGAACTCCGCCGACCCCTGAGGGGACAGGTGTGTCCCCACCAGGGATGACACCGAGATTCCGGGGTGCCCCGGGACACCCCCAGGGGCGGGGGTGACACCCGAATTCCGGGCGCCCCGGGGCGGTGCCCCGAAACCCGCGTCCCCCGGGGCCAGGGCGGGGGTGACAGCGGCAGCCGGGGGAGGCTGGgcgggctctgtcccctccccgtgGGTACAGCCCGAGGGGAGGGACGCGGCGACACTGGCGGGGACCTCCCGTGCCCGCGGCAGGGGTGGCACCGGCCCCGGCACCGGCCCCGCGGGATCCGCGGCCACAGGTGAGGGACGGGGCTCGGGGACGCCGCGGGGAGAGAgggggaccccaaaacccccaaaactccccCGGGGTGGGCaggggaccccaaaacccccccaatGTGGGTaggggaccccaaaacccccaggATGAGCaggggaccccaaaaccccccgGCCTGAACGGGGGACCCCAAACTCCTCCAATGTGGGTAGGGGACCCCAAACTCCCCGGGGTGGGCAGAGGACCCCAAATTCCCCCGAGGGTGGGTAGGGGCCTCCCTCCCCCCCCCGGGGTGAGCGGGGGACCCCAAAACTCCCCCAGGATGAGCaggggaccccaaaaccccccgGCGTGAACGGGGGACCCCAAAACTCCCCCGGGGTGAGCGggggaccccaaaacctccccagGGCGGGCAGGGCACCCCGGAGTTGGGGCACCCCCCACAGAAAAGGGCCCCGGAGCTGTGGGGGCGTCCCAGCCCCCCGGTTTAGGGGAGGGGGGTCCCCAAAACCCCCGGTTTAGAGGAGGGGGGTCCCAGCCCCACGGTTTAGAGGAGGGGGTCCCCAAAACGCCCGGTTTGGAGGAGGGGGGTCCCAGCCCCCCGGTTTAGGGGAGAGGGGTCCCCAAAACCCCCGGTTTGGAGGAGGGGGGTCCCCAAAACCCCCGGTTTTGGGGGGGGGTCCCAATCCCTCGGTTTTAGAGGAGGGGGGTCCCAGTCCCCCGGTTTAGAGGAGGGGTCTCTGCAGGGTCTCTGCCGCTCCGGAGCCCCCCCGGTTTGTGCCATGATGGACACGGGGGACAGGGGAGGGCGCGGTGTCCCCCGGCTGTCACAGGTGAGTGGCGGGACCCCCCCAGGTGGCGCTGGGGACCCCAAACACCTCGACCCCCACCGAGGGGGTCGCAGGGGGTGGagcagcggggggggggggggggtggcCGCATTTGGGGGCTCGCAGCCCCTCCCCCGCTCGGCCCCTCGGCGGCCCCCCTGGCCCCCCGCCAGCCCCCGGCTGCAACTGGGACACGGGGCGGGGACAGCGACACGGTGGCCGGGAGCCCTGCGCGCCCCTCCCCCTCCGTGGGAACCGACACGTCCCCCCCACCCCGGCCCAGCCCCCCCCGGGACCCCAAAGTGCTCCCCCCTAGGGGCGCCCCCCGCTTCCCTCCCGAGTCCTGGGACCCCCGAACATCTGGGGGTctcctggggacaccggggggaccccaaactcctcctcctcctcctccgggcTTTGGGAACCCCCCCAAACAGACGGGACCCCCCTCCCGGATTCCTGGGGACCCCCCGGATCCCTCAGGCTCTGGGGACCCCCCGACTTTGGGACCTGCCCGGATTCCTGGGACCCCCCAAAACCTGGAACCCCCCAAAGAGCTGTGACCCCCGAGACTTTGGGACCCCCCTGGACTCCTGGGACCCCAAAAAACCTGGGTGCCCCTAAATTTCGGGACTCCCTGGACTCCTGGGACCCCAAAAAACTTGGGAGCCCCCAAAATCCTGGGAGACCCCAAAGAGCTGGGACCTCCCCAGACTTGGGGACTCCCCGGGAATTTGGGACCTTTCGGACACCTGCGAGCTCCAGGACACATGGGGTCCCCAAAAACCCGGGACCCCCCGGGCAtttggggacacctggggccACTCGGGTTCCTGGGACCACCGACTCTTGGTGCACCCCGGATTTTGGGGGTTCCCTGGGCCCCACAGCACCTTTGACACTCCAGATTTTGGGGGGACTGCTCGGGGACACTCTGGATTTTGGGGGTTCCCTGGAGCCAATAGCACCTTTGACACCCCGGATTTTGGGGgttccctgagccctgcagtaCCTGGGACACCCCGGATTTTGGGGACTGCTCGGGGACACCCCGGATTTTGGGTGCCCCCAAACTCTCCCCCCTGGCCAGGCCCAGCACCGCCGGGATCTGGAGGAGGAGCTGCGGGACCTCAGCAACCAGGTGGGCGTGGCTTGTGGAGGGGCGGGGCCATCACCTGTCAGTCACagcctttcccctcctctcagTGAAAAGGGGTGGGGCGTGTGGTTGTCAATCACCCAAGTGGGCAGGGCATGGGCCATCCGTCATTATGGGGGTGGAGCTTGGAGCTATTACCTGGGGGCGGGGCCTGAGGCTGTCAATCACCCCCTGCCCAATTAGGTGGCGATGCTGGGGCGGAGCCTGGCTGCAGAACGTGGGCGGAGCCTGATGGAGGGCGGGGCCCTGCGGGCTCTAGAGATCGCGGTGGGCGGAGCCCAGGCCCGGGTGGGCGGAGCCTGTCGGGCCCTGGACAGAGCCAAGGAGCGCCTGCGCCTGCAGCAGGTGGGCGGGGCCTGGTGGAGGGGGCGGAGCCTCTGACAGGGTGTGGCTGAGACGGTGTGAAGAGGGTGTGGCCGGGGGTGTGGTCTGTGAGGGAGGCGGGGCATTTAGGGCCCAAGATTTTGGGAGGTGGATGGGGCCATGGTGGGAAGGGGCCAGAGGGGGTGGAGTCTCTGGAATGGGTGGGGTCAGGGTGAGGGTGTGGCTATGGTGGGGATAAAGTGGGCGTGGTTTGGCTGGAGGAGGCGTGGTCTTAGGAAGTGTGGCTGTGAATGAGTGGTGGAGCAGTGACGGGACCAGGTGCATGGGCGTGGCCTGTCGCTGACCCCGCCCCTCTGCAGGAGGCGGGGCAGATGCTGTGGGCGGAGCTGGAGGCTGCTCGTGCTGCCAAGGTGGGGGCGGAGCTCCGGGCACAGGAGGCGGAGTCTCAGTGCCAGACCCGGGGGGCGGAGCTGGAGCGGCTGCGCCAGGTGGGCGTGGCTAAGGCGAAGGACGTGGCTATGGAAAATGGGCAGGACTATtgctgctgggggtggggcTAAGGACCAATGGGCGGGGCTATAACAGCCTATGGGTGGGGCTAAGGACCAATGGGCGGGGCTATAACAGCCTATGGGTGGGGCTAAGACCGAATGGGTGGGGCCATAACAGCCTATGGGCAGGGCTAAGGACCAATGGGTGGGGCTATAACAGCCTATGGGCGGAGCTGAGGATCAATGGGCAGGGCTATAACAGCCTATGGGCGGGGCTAAGGATCAATGGGCAGGGCTAAGGATCAATGGGCGGGGCTATAACAGCCTATGGGCGGGGCTAAGGACCAATGGGCGGGGCTAAGGATCAATGGGCGGGGCTATAACAGCCTATGGGCGGGGCTGAGGATCAATAGGCGGGGCTATAACAGCCTATGGGTGGGGCTAAGACCCAATGGGCGGGGCTATAACAGCCTGTGGGCGGGGCTATAACAGCCTATGGGCGGGGCTAAGTATCAATGGGCGGGGCTATAGCAGCCTATGGGCGGGGCTAAGAACCAATGGGCAGGGCTAAAGCAGCTGGGCGGGGTTATGACTGTGGGCGTGGCTCGGGGGTGTGTCCATGCTGGCCCCGCCCACAGGCGGTGCAGGTGGCCCAGCATTCCCGGCGCCAGGCGGAGCAGGAGCGTGACCAGGTGGCCGCGAAGGTGGGCCACGCCCCCCGGCCCAGGTGAGCCCGGCCACGCCCCCTCCCAGTGTGTCCCCCGGTGTGTCCCCTACAGTCCCAAAGTTCCCTATAGCCCCTGGAACTGCCCGTGCCCCATCTACCCCACAGCCCCCACATGTCCCTATTGTCCCTGTACGTCCCCTACAGCCCCTATATGTCCCTATTGTCCCTGTACGTCCCCTACAGCCCCTATATGTCCCTATTGTCCCTATAGCCCCGACATCCTCCACAGCCCCTATATGTCCCTATAGCCCCTACAGTCCCTATAGCGCCTATATGTCCCTATTGTCCCTATACGTCCCTATTGTCCCCTACAGCCCCTACAGCCCCTATATGTCCCTATAGCCCCTactgcccccacagcccctATATGTCCCTATTGTCCCTGTACGTCCCCTACAGCCCCTGTATGTCCCTATTGTCCCTGTAtgtcccccacagcccctgtaTGTCCCTATTGTCCCTGTACGTCCCCTACAGCCCCTATATGTCCCTATAATCTCCAAGTCCCCCATTGTCCCCATGTGTCCCCTATAGTCCCCATGTGCCCTACAGCCACTATAGGTCCCCCATGGATGTGTCCCATACGTCCCCATAGCCCCTATATGTCCCTATATGTCCCCTACATGTCCTCTGTGTGTCCCTATAACCCCTACAGCCCCCATATGTTCCTGTAcgtccctgcagcccccataTGTTTCCTATAGGCCCTATATGTCTCTGTGTCCCCAACATGTCCCCTATATGTCCCTATAGTCCCTATGGCCACTATAGGCCCTTcatgtcccctccctgtcccctaTGTCTCCTCCATGTCCCCTCTATATCCCCTCTGTGTATGTCCCTTCGatgtcctgtgtcccctccatgtcccctccgtgtccccgATGTCCCCTATGTCCCCTCCATGTCCCCTTCTATATCCCCTCTATGTCCCCTCTATGCCCCTATCTGTCCCTATGGCCACTATAGGCCCTCCATGTCCCTTCCATGTCCCCCCCAcgtcccctctgtcccctccacgtcccctccgtgtcccctaTATCCCTTCCATGTCCCCGATGTCCCGTGTCCTCTCCATGTCCCCGATGTCCCGTGTCCTCTCCATGTCCCCGatgtcccgtgtcccctcgatgtcccctctgtcccctccatgtccccgtgtcccctctatttcccctctgtgtccccgATGTCCCCTGTATCTCCTCCATGTCCCTTCTGTCCCCTCCATGTCCCCTCCATGTCCCCTCCATGTCCCCTCCATGTCCCCgatgtcccctctgtcccctccatgtccccgtgtcccctctatttcccctctgtgtcccctctgtgtccccgATGTCCCCTATATCTCCTCCATGTCCCTTCTGTCCCCTCCATGTCCCCTCCATGTCCTCCATATCCCCGATGTCCCGTGTCCCCGATGTCCTGTGTCCCCGccatgtcccctctgtcccctccatgtccccttgtccccacaGCGCCCCCGCGGGGGACCCGGCGGCGCTGCAGGCGGCGCTGGAGGAGCTGCGGGAACACAACCGCGACCTGCGGGAGCGGCTGAGCCAGCGCCTGGGACAcgtggggacaccggggacaccgcggggacaccggggacaccgcggggacaccgaGGACaccgcggggccggggggacaccggggacaccgcgggggcggggggacaccggggacaccctggggacaccggggacaccgcgggggcggggggacacctggggacactggggacaccgcggggacaccggggacaccctggggacactggggacaccgcggggacaccgcgggggCGGGGGGACACCGGGCACACCGCGGGAACaccggggacaccgcggggacaccgcggggacaccggggacaccctggggacactggggacaccgcggggacaccgcgggggCGGGGGGACACCGGGCACACCGCGGGAACaccggggacaccgcggggacaccggggacaccctggggacactggggacaccgcggggacaccgcgggggCGGGGGGACACCGGGCACACCGGGGACACCCTCGGGACACCGGGGACATCctggggacaccgcggggacaccggggacaccgcgggggCGGGGGGACACCGAGGACAtcctggggacaccggggacaccctggggacactggggacaccggggacaccgcggggacacgggggggacacCTCTGAGGACGACACAGGGGTTCACGGGGACACGTGTGGGGACACCGCAGGGTCATGGGGAGACACGGGGGGACATGGGGGGCCGGTGGGCGACAGGAGGT
It encodes the following:
- the LOC136375161 gene encoding myosin heavy chain, embryonic smooth muscle isoform-like encodes the protein MMDTGDRGGRGVPRLSQAQHRRDLEEELRDLSNQVAMLGRSLAAERGRSLMEGGALRALEIAVGGAQARVGGACRALDRAKERLRLQQEAGQMLWAELEAARAAKVGAELRAQEAESQCQTRGAELERLRQAVQVAQHSRRQAEQERDQVAAKVGHAPRPSAPAGDPAALQAALEELREHNRDLRERLSQRLGHVGTPGTPRGHRGHRGDTEDTAEELRRALAAAGARAEAARAARSRLALEQRRLRERLRRPREPPESPEGALRARRESLQELLRREEGARLSLSRAARVTGRRLRVLVAEAEEQRLLGERYRLQARASEASARLVAAQVAAVAAGTAQALAQGHHLRRQLEDIGDGAAVTARHVAVLRARLRCDPMTLSRTVRRMLRDGDDDSEDSGDSGDSGSPAEPSAAGTP